The Ahaetulla prasina isolate Xishuangbanna chromosome 14, ASM2864084v1, whole genome shotgun sequence genome includes a region encoding these proteins:
- the TMEM114 gene encoding transmembrane protein 114, with amino-acid sequence MKVTLNSVSVFAVLASVLSLTFLVAALATDFWYQIDASGLEVFANHTGSLKSHRGLWRTCQFNRTCFPMVNPFKSKTANMTTSRKNILYLHGAFVVLLPLSLIIVVFGGMAGVLSVFTQGFCLLLFTGVLFLLGALVTLLGVSIYIAYSAALFKHVASFQGRKNLMENLNIQFGWSLAFAWVSIGAELLTGLAYVLLAKMVVQKRRWDNFI; translated from the exons ATGAAAGTTACACTGAACAGCGTTTCTGTGTTTGCAGTCTTGGCGAGTGTTTTAAGTCTCACCTTCCTGGTGGCTGCCCTGGCCACAGACTTTTGGTACCAAATCGATGCATCAGGATTGGAGGTGTTCGCCAACCATACAGGTAGCTTGAAGTCCCATAGAGGTCTCTGGAGGACTTGCCAAT TTAATAGGACATGCTTCCCTATGGTAAACCCGTTCAAGTCTAAGACCGCAAACATGACAACTTCGCGGAAGAACATCCTGT aCCTTCACGGGGCATTTGTGGTCCTGCTGCCTCTAAGCCTCATCATCGTGGTCTTTGGAGGAATGGCGGGTGTCCTTAGCGTCTTCACCCAAGGCTTCTGCCTTCTGCTGTTCACCGGGGTGCTCTTTCTTCTAGGAG CTCTTGTTACCCTCCTCGGGGTGAGCATCTACATCGCTTATTCCGCTGCCCTCTTCAAGCACGTGGCGTCTTTCCAGGGAAGGAAGAACCTCATGGAAAATCTCAACATCCAGTTCGGCTGGTCTTTGGCTTTCGCCTGGGTCTCCATCGGCGCAGAGCTTCTCACCGGCTTGGCATATGTTCTCCTGGCCAAGATGGTGGTCCAGAAGCGACGGTGGGATAATTTCATCTGA